Genomic DNA from Dethiosulfovibrio faecalis:
CGCATACAACCTCATAGATGGAATGAACGGCTTATCTCTGTCAATGGCTATAGTGGCGATGCTTTCGCTTGCTTGGGAGGGTGCGGCTCCCTTAGCTCTTCCCGTCGTAGGCCTTGCTTCCGGTGTGCTGATCTGGAATTTTCCCAGAGCGAGGACTTTTCTGGGGGATGGCGGGGTTTATTTGTTAGGGTTCGTAGTCGCCAATCTCATTCTCCGATGGGGAGCGGATAGACTGTCCGAAGTGGGATCGTCTTTCGTTCCAATCATGGTCCTCCTCGGAGGCATTCCAGTTTTGGATACCCTCGTAACTATTTTGCGAAGGCTGATATCCCGGAAATCTCCCTTTTCTCCCGATAGAGGACACATTCACCATCGCCTTTTGGATATGGGGTTACCGGTCTCTGTAATACTCGTGATTTTGTCCTCTCTTCAGATGATTCTCTTTCGTCTTGGCATCCTCCTACTTTCCCTGTGATCTCTTCGAGAGATGATATAATCTTTGAAGACCTCGATCGGACGATTTTACCGATATATCGATTAGATAAGCTAGGAGTGGTACCGTGGAAGATATGCTGAAGATAGTTGGAGGAACTCCTCTGAAGGGAACTATTAAAACTCAGGGGGCTAAAAACGCCGCATTGCCCGCTATGGCGGCGTCTTTGCTGCTTAAAGACGCGACATTGACCCTGGAAAACGTACCAAAATTAAAGGATATAACCACGATGGTCGACCTGCTTAAAGTCTTGGGAGCCGACATATCTTTTCACGATCATACGGTATCCATATCGATTCCTGACTCGATATCCTGGGAGACCCCGGCTCCTCTGGTCCAGAAGATGCGGGCCTCATCTCTCGTCTTGGGACCGTTGTTGGCGAGAGAGGGAAGGGCAGTTATGCCTCTTCCGGGAGGATGTTCAATAGGAAGTCGCCCTATAGACCTTCATCTCAAGGGTCTGGCTAAAATGGGAGCTTCTATAGAGCTTCAGCACGGTGCCGTACATGCTTCCACGAGGGGACTAAAAGGATGTCGGATCTACCTGGATTTTCCCTCCGTAGGAGCTACCGAAAATCTTCTCATGGCGGCTACCTTGGCTAAGGGAGAGACTGTTCTGGAAAACGTCGCTAGGGAGCCCGAGATAGTCAATCTCGCCGATTCCCTCAGAACTATGGGGGCAAAGATAGAGGGAGAGGGCACCGGAGTTCTCAGGATCCAGGGCACCCCGGACCTTCAGGGCGGCAACGTCAGGATAATCCCTGACAGGATAGCCGCCTGTACCTACATTCTGGCCGGGGTCATCTCCGATGGAGAGGTTACCGTGTCGGACGTTATACCTCAACATTTCGACTCCCTTCTTGCGAAGCTGGAGGAGGCTTCGGTAGACGTAGCCTTCGATGG
This window encodes:
- the murA gene encoding UDP-N-acetylglucosamine 1-carboxyvinyltransferase translates to MEDMLKIVGGTPLKGTIKTQGAKNAALPAMAASLLLKDATLTLENVPKLKDITTMVDLLKVLGADISFHDHTVSISIPDSISWETPAPLVQKMRASSLVLGPLLAREGRAVMPLPGGCSIGSRPIDLHLKGLAKMGASIELQHGAVHASTRGLKGCRIYLDFPSVGATENLLMAATLAKGETVLENVAREPEIVNLADSLRTMGAKIEGEGTGVLRIQGTPDLQGGNVRIIPDRIAACTYILAGVISDGEVTVSDVIPQHFDSLLAKLEEASVDVAFDGNSVSVAPSRKKLKAISLKTLPYPGFPTDVQPQLMAVMSLAQGTSVIKESIFESRFLHASELKKMGADVELQGNTAIIKGVPHLNCAEVMATDLRAGAALILAGLATEGETVVHGMGHVERGYESIEVNLSSVGANIASGIGGEDG
- a CDS encoding glycosyltransferase family 4 protein, producing the protein MTLMFIWGVSLTPLSIKLAGRFGLMDLPDPRKIHNEPIPRGAGLILWVGYLFWCLMFAPAGWYFPALATGGSMVFLVGYMDDMSSLNPMVRLSVHLLAAGLMVLPFQQGSPFFILISILWIAGCTNAYNLIDGMNGLSLSMAIVAMLSLAWEGAAPLALPVVGLASGVLIWNFPRARTFLGDGGVYLLGFVVANLILRWGADRLSEVGSSFVPIMVLLGGIPVLDTLVTILRRLISRKSPFSPDRGHIHHRLLDMGLPVSVILVILSSLQMILFRLGILLLSL